In Fragaria vesca subsp. vesca linkage group LG5, FraVesHawaii_1.0, whole genome shotgun sequence, the genomic stretch CAGTTGACAAGGGTAGCTTTGTGGTGGAAACCCATCCAAGTTCGATAACCGCTACCAACAGGTCTCGTTGGTTCGCGATCTGTAAATTCTCCTGTGGAAAATTCATATCTGGAGGCTGGTGTGACAGGTACTTGTCCATTGTCAGTTCTTTAATGTTGAGGTTACAGGTTTGCCCTGGTGATGTAGTGCAACCAACCTCTCACCTAAAGTTTTTGTAACAAAAAAAAAAAATCAAATAATCGAGTTTCCATTCCTTGGTGCCTTTGCGTTTTACTCATTGATCCCAACTCCCAAAGTGGTCAAGTGGAGTCTGATCTCTAGCTTTTGCTAAAAAAAAAATTTGGTTGAAACTATGGTCAAAATTCGACTTGCTAGGCACTATTAGAACGGATGGAAGACTCGAAGTGCCCAACTGAATAGGACAAGACTATTAAGCATACAATGACATTAGGATAAAAAAAATTGCTTTAAAAGGCCTAGATCACTTAAGAGCTACTAGGGCAGGTTTGAAGTGCTTAGACGGGGCATAGATACACCTTTTTAAAACCTGTTGGCCGTTTCGATATAAAAATTCTTCTATGCATCAAGGTACAAGTGAACTGAGCAACTAATTTGCAGTATTTTGATTAGGTCATCTTACATACATATATACTAATACCGTTAACATAATTGAAAAAAAAAAAAAAATAGTCCCAAGTATTTCCAAATAAGGAGGTGAGAACACTAGGTCGAAGAAGATGTATTCTTATTATGGGCATTTAATTTGATCGGATCAAAAATAAAACTGAAATGAAGGAATTTAGGGTCTCTAGTCTTCATTCGATCTCCTCATACAGCGATTTGAGCAATTACACATTAACGGTGCAAGTGCACCTTGGTGCTTGGTGTATAGAATCCGCTTCAGTTTCGATAATGCATGTACGTTTTGTGTGGAAAACTGATAGGTTCTTTTGCTTATGTGGCCTTTCATCGGTGGTTCTTTAAACTAATAAAGCATGGCTAATTAACCATGCGCTGTGTATTTATAGCAATGTAAACATTAAACCCGCGGGCGTACATCCTCTCAAGTCTCAATCTCGATCAACAGCTCGACGGACACAGTCTCTTCATCAGTACGTAGTCCTAGGCAATTTAGTCTCTTCATCTTCCTTATTCGTCTTTATAAATTATCATCGTCCTACTCTCTCTCTCTCNNNNNNNNNNNNNNNNNNNNCTCTCTCTCTCTCTCTCTCTCTCTCTCTCTCTCTCTCTCTCTCGCATATTCTGTGTATGCATACGCACACATCTCTCCTGCTCTCTCTTTCAGTCTTTCAGTTTATGTGTGAAGGGCGCTGCAGATCCATTAATGGAGAATAAGGCAAAGGAAAATCATGTAAACACCACTTTTACATGGAGAATTGATGACTTCTCTAAGTTGAACAAGAACTGGCGCGCACTACTCTGATTCTTTTCTGGTTGGCGACTATAAATTGTACGTATTTTAGTCCCCTGTGCGTTTTATGCTGAAAGCCATCTTTGCTCCGTTAAGATTAATCTTATTATGTTAAAAATTTTAACCACAGACTATCGTTTTATTTTTTTCAACTCTATCTGCTTGATCGACCAGTCGGATCCTTATATGTTCAAAGAGGGGAAACCAAGAGCTAGAGCATAAAGATTTTACCATGTATTTGGTTGCTGATGTATCAGTGTTGCTGAATAGTACAAATGCACAGTTCAGCCTAACAGTGGTTAATCAACTTGAGAACGACAAGTCGATAACAATGGGTATATACATATATATTCTCCATATATTAACTATACTTTCTACTCAGGAACCCTAAACTTATACTTTCTGTTTGTCATGATAAGCATCCTGCATGGAATAGTATACGTACGTACGTACTCTTGTTTTCTTTCTTACAATTTGGCTGTGTAAATTATATATTGTTGTGGGTATGTTGTACTTTGTTCATCTTTTTACTCATGTGGTCAGTAATGTTTATATTTGAAATTTTGAACCATCAATCTCAAATGTCGACATTGATTGAATTCAATCATCCGTTTATATATCTTGACAGTATAGAGCTTCATAATCCCATTTTGAATTCCTGATTAATTAGTTTCTGTGATGTTGTATATACATATTGGTTTTGCAGTTGATGAGCGGGAGTTCAAAAAAACAACGAGACTTTGGGGATTCACATTCATGCGTCTAACTGGCTTTCATGATTCCAGTGCTGGTTATGTTGTGAATGGAGTGTGCATCATTGAAGCTAAGGTTGCCTTATATATCCATGAGGTTGAAAATTCGGGGTCCATAAAGGAGGAGCTGGAATCTTCAAATTCGGTCGATTCTGCGACGAAAGTAAAGTTGCTTCACCCGCGCCTGAGCCACCATGTGAAAACCATGTTAGTTCTGCTTCATTTGTGAACAAGGTACTAGATAGTGCTCGGAGAGTCAAAAAATTGAGAGAAGATGTGGTTGTTTTGGAAAATGAAAAGAAGAAAAGGAAAACATTGTTGGCTGCTATGGAGCTCGATCTTGATGTAGCGAAAGCAGACTTAGCAAAGGCAGAACAGGACTTCATCGGGGTAGGTATGGATGTTGAGCTAGGTGCCTAGGTTATGGAGACCTTAGCATGATATTGAATAACAACTAGATGTCTATTTTAATTTTTATCAAATAAACAATTAATATGCTACAACAAATCTATTGTCAGTTGAACTCAAATAACACTCTCGTAAATGAGAGAGCTCGATGTTGAGTTTAAAATGAAAATTATGTCAAGACATGAGAGTTAATATGTAATATTTTTCAATTTTTCTTTTTGTATTTTTGGTTGCATAAGTTGTGTTCAAATGAGCAATATAGTTAGCCTTTCGGCTTACATATATCACTCTCCACACACCACTCTTTCATTTTTGTCCAAACATCCTCATAGAGCCTGCCTAGAACAGTAGTAGTGTGCGTTACATCAACTGAAAGCTGTCTTTTTACCTCTTATGCGTCAGTTTCCAGCCACACCGAGAAAAAGCCATGGCCAGCAAACTCCACTGCCAATCTGCCATATTGCAGACCAATAATTCGGCGTGCTTTGCCGAAATGAGTTCAGCGACAGGCGCTGCACCATTTGCACACATGTTTCCAGACGAGTCTCTAATTATAAATTAAGCTCACTTCACCTTCTCTTGTCAAGTGATTAAAAGCTCCATCTACATTTATTTTCCACACTCCACTGCCGTTTAATATGATAGAAAATAACATACTACTGCCCTAAAAGAGAAACAAAAAACAAATAACCCATCTTTCATAAGATTTAAACAAAAAGGACATGAAGTCCAGGCCCACAAGAAATATCAAGCACGTCTGACTCCAAATTTCAACGTAAAAGGACTAAAATGCATAGATTCTTCAAATATTTACGAGCACTGCCATTGAGCAATATACGATCTTGATCTCTCTCTCTGATCTTTCTTGCTGATCTCTTTGTTCTCTTTCTTAGTCTACGAGGTCCCCGATGATGATCACAGTAGTCACCACCGCCATGACGTCGAAGTCGTTGTCGGTGACGGACTCGCTCCAAAATCCTCTTCCGTTCGAGATGACGCGGCCACTCATCTAGATTTGTTGCTTCTACACCGGTCATCTTTGTAAGCTTCTCCGCTTCTTCGTCGTCGAAGTCGGGGCTAATCTCGACGCCGTTTGCGGCGGTGGCGCCTCGGCTGTTGTCGATGGAGATTGGGATTGGGTCGGTGCAGAGAGAAGAGAAGGAGATTATTCCGATGAGGCAAATTAAGATGGATTGGATTCCCTTATATTCCTCTAGGGCAAAGAAAAGGTTGAAATTCTAAGGGAGTAGGCAAGTCTGGTTCCAATTTGCCTTAGATCTTCATGTTGGGATGAACACAGAGGAAGGCGAGCTTGAAGTAGATGAAGGAGGACCGTTAGATTAGCCTTAAAGCTCTCTCATCTCTACAAGCTATTGCCACAAATTTCCTCTCTTCTTATTTAAATTTCTGTTCCAGGAGCTCTTATCCCTAAAGGTATGAATACTATAAGCCACATCTCTAATCTCTCTCACAGTAATGAAATATTAAAATGGTATACTAATGGATGTGCAATTCTCTTGTGAGTGGTGAATTGAAAGTGGAGATATATCGAATGCGGTTATATTGATGTTTCTTATGCGGAGAAGCTCCCTCTTTGACTTCACTATTATTGAGATTCTCCGTTGCTGAAACGTTTGAACTTGGAGTAATAGATGCAATTGTCATGATAATGTTCAGTAGTGATCTAACCAGTAGTAGTAATAGTAGCAGAACTTGATTATCGGTAGTAGCACGGTGATCGAATACATCACGAAGACTATGCCGGTATATTGAAATCCTCAAAGACATCCAATTATAGTTTTGGTACTCAAAACTTGCTACTGCACGTACTGAAAATAATTGATATTACATTTGCTGAGCTATTGAAAACCTGCTACTGCACTCACGGAAGCTACGGAAGCTGCTACTACATTAGTTGAACCACTAAAACTCTGCTACTACATTTGTTGGAAGTGTAGTAGCAGCTAACTTTCTAGAAAAACATGCTACTACATTAGTTGAGCCACTGAAACCTGCTACTACAGTTACTGAAGTTGCTACTACACTAGCTAAACAACTAAAAATCTGCTACTGTATTTATTTGCTGAGCCACTGAAAACCTGCTACTACACTAGTTGAACCACTAAAACTATGCCAATACAGTTACTGAAGTTGCTACTACACTAGCTGAACCACTAAAAATCTGCTACTGTATTTATTTGCTGAGCCACTGAAAACCTGCTACTACACTAGCTGAACCACTAAAAATCTGTTACTGTATTTATTTGCTGAACTATTGAAAACCTGCTACTGCACTTACGGAAGCTGCTAATACACTAGTTGAACTACTAAAACTCTGCTACTACATTTGTTGGAAGTGTAGTAGCAGCTAACTTTCCAGAAAAACATACTACTACATTAGTTGAGCCACTGAAAACCTGTTACTACAGTTACTGAAGTTGCTACTACACTAGCTGAACCACTAAAAATCTGCTACTGTATTTATTGGAAGTGTAGTAGCAGCAACATTCCAGCAAGTGCAGTAGCAGCTAAAACAATATATGATGAGGTCTGATTTAATTTGTATTAGGTCAATTTGGTAAATTAAACCATGACACATGACAAACATAAAAGAATCTGTCCTTATTTGTTAAAAATTGTCCTTATTTTTAAAAAAGAAATGTAGATGGATGTTAATCTCTACTACTACTACTTCTACTGAAATTAACTGCTACTACACTAACTTATTGAAAACCTGCTACTGTATTTCATTTATTGAAAAATCTTGAAATGAGAAACTTTTCTATTCTAAAAACATATTTAATTAGTGTAAGGTTAGTTTGGTAAATTAAACTATGACACATGACATGCAGAGAAAAGATTGTCCTTAATTGTTAAAAACTGACCTTATTTGTTTAACAATAAGACAATGGGATTTATTTGTGTTTCAAATTCTTTTAAAGAATGTATATATGGTTTGTCGTTAATATAAATCACGGACTAAAATATCAGATATCGGAAGTCTGGAAAATAGAAATTATGATGGTCGGATATATCTATATTATATATCTATAGAATAGAGGCGTTGTGAGTCGTGATCGATATCCGAAGTCCTTATTTATCTATATTATATATAAGAACCAGAGTCTTCTTATTGTCAGAGTCCTCTTATTGAAAATTCAGAGGGTCTCTGGTTCCTTATATATTAATATAGGACACTTGTTTCTCGAAGTCCTTCCCAAATAGAGGCGTTGTGAGTCGTGACATAGTGAGATTGATTTCTGTGTGAACTGTGAAGTAGAGGTAGCCGAGAATGCCGAGCAATCAAGAGAAGGAGGACCTGGTTTCGGGATCATTCACATGGAAAATCAACGACTTCTCCAAGCTCAAGGTCGACAAGCTTTACTCTCAGGATTTCACCATTGCTGGTCTTAAATGGTAATCCCCTCTCAAAACCCTATCTACTTTTACAGAAAAGAAGCCCAATCTTACTTCATTTCTGCCTTGATGAAACATGCAAGATCATAGTTTGGGTTCTGCATTTCTCATAATTTTACATTCTGGGTAAAACTGGGTTTCTCCTAATTGTAACATTGTGCCTTGTGACATGTGTGATTTACTTGGGTTGATGGATCAGGCGGATCATTACAAATCCAAAGGGGAGTGACGTAAATCGGGTCAAGTACTTTTCAATCTTTCTGGGTGTTGATGTCTCTTCAAAATGGCCATCTGGGTGGTCTAAGTATGCCTGCTTCAGTTTGACTGTGGTTAATCAATTTAACTCCAACAAGTCCTTATCGGCGCCTCCTAGCGGTATATGTGATGCCTTGTACTGTTTATGTTTTTCTCTGTTTTTGCAAAGGCTGACAATGCCACTGGTGTCTTGGTATTATTGTTTAATTTGTTTCAGTATTAGTTGGTGATCATAACGAATTATTTCTTTTTTTGCATTCCTTGATGTTTTGGTTCACAGGAACTATCCGACAAGAGTTCAGTGAAGCCCAGAATGAGTGGGGTGTTAAAGCATTCATTCGTCTTAGTGAGCTTTATGATCACCGTGCGGGTTATCTTGTGGATGATACATGCATTGTTCAAGCCAAGGTTGATGTGCCATTTATTGTTGATGCACCGAGTATGGCATTTATTGTTGATGCACCGAGTATGGTTGATGTGCCGATTAAAGTTGAGAATCAAGGAAATGATATCTATGCTATTAGGGAGTGCTTGAATTTTACATTGCAGGAACCTTCAAATGTGAATTCTGTCCAATTGGATCCAGCCTCAGCGCCGGAGGCACCGCGTTCTGAAAAGTTGCCTATCTTCCGGGGTACAGCAACACTCGGTTCTAAACAAGCTGGCATCAAACTTAATCATGGTATGTCTGTTGTACCTTTTCTAGTCAAGGAACTTGGAGAAGTCCCCACCATCCCTACAGGAGAGCTTATAAATTTTAGAGGTCTTGGAAAAATAGAGAAAGCTTTTGTTCCCCTGTTAGAGGAAGTCTGTACGTGGTATCCTTCATTGATTGAGAGCCAAGACAAGAAAAGTCAAATGTTTACTGAATGTGCATTCACAGCCTTGGGTCGAGTCCTGCATTTTCTGCATACAATGAAGGTAAAGGATATGACTGAAGATGCCTGTGCTCAGCTTCGACTTTTCTGGGAGGAGCTTGAAACCTTCAAATTTGGCCTGGCTTGGCTGGAGCCTCAGGTGCAGTCTGCTTTTGAAAAGAAGAAGTTTGTGGAGAGGGCAGGTAGAGTGAAAAGACTGAAAGAGGATGTGGAATGCTTGGAGAATGAAACAAAGAGGCGGAAGGCTATGGTGACTGTTATTGAGTTAGATCTTCAGCTTGCAAAGAGAGACTTGGCAAAGGCAGAAGAAGGTTTCAACGAGCTTGAACTGGATAGTAAGCTTGGTTATGGGAGGTGTTAGTCCTACTGTAGAATTTTGTTTTTGAATGCGTATCAGCTGCAGGATATTTATGTGCAGTGTAGAAATTAAAAGTTTGCACAACTAGGAATCTACACAGGACGGGTATCGGAAAGCTTCTCGTGGTATGGGCTGATATTGCTACGAGGACTCAAAGCTTCATAGATTTGTTTCAATTTATGCTCTCCTATCTTTGTGGTCCTGCGTTGGCTGCTATTTTGTGTTTTCTTTTGTTAAGTCCAAGTCTATGACATTGCAGGAGTAATTTAAAGTGTTCAATAGGAAGACTTGCAGTACAGTAATGCAGTCTGCTTCAACTGTATGACTTGAACATGGGATATTCCTTCTGCGACCCTGTCAGTACCAACATAACATTTTTATGACATTTCTGTTCTTCTCTTCCTTACGCACGTACATCAACGAATTTTCATAACATATGAATCGCAGTTTCTTTTGCCGATGAAATTCATTGAGTGACTATCGACTTGCTCAGGTATGGACCAACTTTTTCACAGTGACTCCCCAGTCCAGCCAGAACAATTGGATGGTGAGGGCCTTGAAAGTTAGAAGCTGGATGCTGAATGTTGTTATGATATTTCTCTGGTCTGCTGTTCTTACTTCTTTAGAGTTTCTTTTGGGTCTGGATTGATACTGACGACCAAAGATACCTTATTTCTTAAGAATATCAGAACAAGGATGTCAGGCAACGTCTATTCTTGGAATCATGTTCCATTAACAACCAACTTTGGGTCTCATTACCTTGTTTACTATACCTCAAAAAATGGTAATTTAACTATTATAATCTATGAAACTCACGTCACTCGTCGAATATTTGACCTTGTAATTTACTAGCTTGACGTTGACTGAAATGGAGCTTTAAGTAACTGATCTCATACAGGTCCTAGAGGCGGGGGGGGGGGGGGGGGGGTGAATAGGCATTTTTCAGATTTTCGATTGCTTCTGCAACTGAGGATAGCAATGACTTGTGTTATCCCAGGTTGACAGGGTGCGAGTTGAAATAGTAAGAGACAGTAAAATAAACAATGAACACAAAGATGTTTTTTTCTCGCAGAAACCCTGAACTCAGGGAGAAAAACTGCGTGCCCCTAACTCTTGAAGGACAAAGCTTTCCAATATGTAAACCACTTCTTACACAATAGTTGCTCTAGGGATACAACAGCTCACTGCTATCCTACCTNNNNNNNNNNNNNNNNNNNNNNNNNNNNNNNNNNNNNNNNNNNNNNNNNNNNNNNNNNNNNNNNNNNNNNNNNNNNNNNNNNNNNNNNNNNNNNNNNNNNNNNNNNNNNNNNNNNNNNNNNNNNNNNNNNNNNNNNNNNNNNNNNNNNNNNNNNNNNNNNNNNNNNNNNNNNNNNNNNNNNNNNNNNNNNNNNNNNNNNNNNNNNNNNNNNNNNNNNNNNNNNNNNNNNNNNNNNNNNNNNNNNNNNNNNNNNNNNNNNNNNNNNNNNNNNNNNNNNNNNNNNNNNNNNNNNNNNNNNNNNNNNNNNNNNNNNNNNNNNNNNNNNNNNNNNNNNNNNNNNNNNNNNNNNNNNNNNNNNNNNNNNNNNNNNNNNNNNNNNNNNNNNNNNNNNNNNNN encodes the following:
- the LOC101294369 gene encoding uncharacterized protein LOC101294369, which produces MPSNQEKEDLVSGSFTWKINDFSKLKVDKLYSQDFTIAGLKWRIITNPKGSDVNRVKYFSIFLGVDVSSKWPSGWSKYACFSLTVVNQFNSNKSLSAPPSGTIRQEFSEAQNEWGVKAFIRLSELYDHRAGYLVDDTCIVQAKVDVPFIVDAPSMAFIVDAPSMVDVPIKVENQGNDIYAIRECLNFTLQEPSNVNSVQLDPASAPEAPRSEKLPIFRGTATLGSKQAGIKLNHGMSVVPFLVKELGEVPTIPTGELINFRGLGKIEKAFVPLLEEVCTWYPSLIESQDKKSQMFTECAFTALGRVLHFLHTMKVKDMTEDACAQLRLFWEELETFKFGLAWLEPQVQSAFEKKKFVERAGRVKRLKEDVECLENETKRRKAMVTVIELDLQLAKRDLAKAEEGFNELELDSKLGYGRC